One stretch of Actinacidiphila sp. DG2A-62 DNA includes these proteins:
- a CDS encoding GNAT family N-acetyltransferase yields MGRRLVPLTLDNLPDLPKPCRRCVFWELDPVSGEAAVQAGKPELEKESWISAALLEWGSCGRVVYVDEVPAGFVLYAPAAYVPRSLAFPTSPVSPDAVQLMTSRVLPGYQGQGLGRVLVQTVAKDLVRRGFKAIEAFGDAKWSTPSCVLPADHLTAVGFKTVRQHPRYPRLRLELRSTISWKEDVEMAIDRLLGAVQKEPALRPL; encoded by the coding sequence ATGGGACGTCGGCTCGTACCGCTCACCCTCGACAATCTTCCGGATCTCCCGAAGCCGTGCCGGCGGTGCGTCTTCTGGGAGCTGGACCCGGTCAGCGGTGAAGCGGCGGTCCAGGCCGGCAAGCCCGAGCTGGAGAAGGAGTCCTGGATCTCCGCGGCGCTCCTGGAGTGGGGATCGTGCGGCCGGGTGGTCTATGTGGACGAGGTGCCGGCCGGCTTCGTGCTCTACGCCCCCGCGGCCTATGTGCCGCGCTCCCTGGCCTTCCCGACGAGCCCGGTCTCCCCTGACGCCGTCCAGCTGATGACCTCCCGGGTGCTCCCCGGCTACCAGGGGCAGGGGCTCGGCCGGGTGCTGGTGCAGACCGTCGCCAAGGATCTGGTGCGGCGGGGCTTCAAGGCGATCGAGGCGTTCGGGGACGCCAAGTGGTCCACGCCCTCGTGTGTGCTGCCCGCCGACCATTTGACCGCGGTGGGCTTCAAGACGGTCCGCCAGCATCCCCGCTACCCCCGGCTGCGGCTGGAGCTGCGGTCGACCATCTCCTGGAAGGAAGACGTGGAGATGGCGATCGACCGGCTGCTCGGCGCGGTGCAGAAGGAACCCGCGCTGCGCCCGCTGTGA
- a CDS encoding CCA tRNA nucleotidyltransferase → MPNASHAPQNPQARHRIAPVAEDLGRRFRDAGFQLALVGGSVRDTLLGRLGNDLDFTTDARPEQVLKILRPWADAVWEVGIAFGTVGGKKDGYQVEVTTYRSEAYDRTSRKPEVSYGDTIDEDLVRRDFTVNAMAVSLPGTDFVDPYGGLDDLAARTLRTPGTPESSFSDDPLRMLRAARFAAQLDFEVAPEVVAAMTAMADRIEIVSAERIRDELNKLILSEHPRKGLRLLVDTGLADRVLPELSALRLERDEHFRHKDVYEHTLTVLEQAIDLETDGPDLVLRLAALLHDIGKPKTRRFEPDGRVSFHHHEMVGAKLTKARMTRLKYPNEQVKDVSRLVELHLRFHGYGTGEWTDSAVRRYVRDAGPLLERLHKLTRSDCTTRNKKKAAALSRTYDSLEARIAELKEQEELDAIRPDLDGNRIMQILGVPPGPVVGRAYQHLLELRLEHGPLGEEAAVEALKQWWAAQSS, encoded by the coding sequence GTGCCGAACGCCAGCCATGCCCCCCAGAACCCGCAGGCCCGTCACCGGATCGCACCGGTCGCCGAGGACCTCGGCCGCCGTTTCCGCGACGCGGGATTCCAGCTCGCCCTCGTCGGGGGCTCGGTCAGGGACACACTGCTGGGACGCCTGGGCAACGACCTGGACTTCACCACCGACGCCCGCCCGGAGCAGGTCCTGAAGATCCTGCGGCCGTGGGCGGACGCGGTGTGGGAGGTCGGCATCGCCTTCGGCACCGTCGGCGGCAAGAAGGACGGCTACCAGGTGGAGGTCACCACCTACCGCTCCGAGGCGTACGACCGCACCTCCCGCAAGCCCGAGGTGTCCTACGGCGACACCATCGACGAGGACCTGGTCCGGCGCGACTTCACCGTGAACGCGATGGCCGTCTCGCTGCCGGGCACCGACTTCGTCGACCCGTACGGCGGCCTGGACGACCTGGCCGCCCGCACCCTGCGTACCCCGGGGACCCCCGAGTCGTCCTTCTCCGACGACCCGCTGCGGATGCTGCGCGCCGCCCGGTTCGCCGCGCAGCTGGACTTCGAGGTCGCCCCCGAGGTGGTCGCGGCCATGACGGCGATGGCCGACCGGATCGAGATCGTCTCCGCCGAGCGGATCAGGGACGAGCTGAACAAGCTCATCCTGTCGGAGCACCCGCGCAAGGGTCTGCGGCTGCTGGTGGACACCGGGCTCGCCGACCGGGTGCTGCCCGAGCTGTCCGCGCTGCGGCTGGAACGCGACGAGCACTTCCGGCACAAGGACGTCTACGAGCACACGCTGACCGTGCTGGAGCAGGCCATCGACCTGGAGACCGACGGCCCGGACCTGGTGCTGCGGCTCGCGGCGCTGCTGCACGACATCGGCAAGCCGAAGACCCGCCGCTTCGAACCGGACGGCCGGGTCTCCTTCCACCACCACGAGATGGTGGGCGCCAAGCTGACCAAGGCCAGGATGACCCGGCTGAAGTACCCCAACGAGCAGGTCAAGGACGTCTCCCGGCTGGTCGAGCTGCACCTGCGGTTCCACGGTTACGGCACCGGGGAGTGGACGGACTCCGCGGTACGCCGCTACGTCCGCGACGCCGGTCCGCTGCTGGAGCGGCTGCACAAGCTCACCCGCTCCGACTGCACGACCCGCAACAAGAAGAAGGCCGCCGCCCTGTCGCGGACGTACGACAGCCTGGAAGCGCGGATCGCCGAGCTGAAGGAGCAGGAGGAGCTGGACGCGATCCGGCCCGACCTGGACGGCAACCGCATCATGCAGATCCTCGGCGTCCCGCCCGGCCCGGTCGTCGGCCGCGCCTACCAGCACCTGCTGGAGCTGCGCCTCGAACACGGACCGCTGGGCGAGGAAGCCGCCGTGGAGGCCCTCAAGCAGTGGTGGGCGGCCCAGTCCTCCTGA
- the trxA gene encoding thioredoxin encodes MAGNTKPVTDATFAEEVLASDKPVLVDFWAEWCGPCRQIAPSLEAIAAEHADDITIVKLNIDENPVTAAKYGVMSIPTMNVYKGGEVVKTIVGAKPKAALERDLADFIG; translated from the coding sequence GTGGCCGGCAACACCAAGCCCGTGACCGACGCGACGTTCGCCGAGGAGGTGCTCGCCAGCGACAAGCCCGTGCTGGTGGACTTCTGGGCCGAATGGTGCGGCCCGTGCCGCCAGATCGCCCCGTCCCTTGAGGCGATCGCCGCGGAGCACGCCGACGACATCACCATCGTCAAGCTGAACATCGACGAGAACCCCGTCACCGCCGCCAAGTACGGCGTGATGTCCATCCCGACGATGAACGTCTACAAGGGCGGCGAGGTCGTGAAGACCATCGTCGGCGCCAAGCCGAAGGCCGCCCTGGAGCGTGACCTCGCCGACTTCATCGGCTGA
- a CDS encoding DUF6049 family protein, translated as MVDLAKNLPVTWVVDPDLLATVEAMTKGYRVAGPGGDVTHSTPGTGAALATQWLNALRGAVTGDEVIALPFGDTDLASLAHNGLHVPGSVAGLKTATQLGQVTVGTILGIKPTSGVGWPVDGAIDPSIVAAAKAGGDDRIIARSDHFPENTLEYTPTAARPVSGMTAVVADSSLSTAFSGDMLNAQASDQAVQSFVAQTLLITMQAPEKQRTLLVAPQRRPTVSQAQAMAEAIRTVDDDGSRWSQTVDFGTAASAHADSRVSHRVPAAASYPKALRARELPASAFRQLRTDQDRVNEFVVILTIKDRVSVPFRNAEMRAMSTGWRPDPSGGSSPGGGPDAKSYLDAIGVYFTDLINAVHIIDKKTALTLSGRSGTIPVTVKNELSQPITGLVLRLTSSTNIRLEIKNPDQPISIDGGHTRTLKFQTKASANGAVWVNAALYGPDGRIYGSSGIQFEIKVTKVTDLVMLIIAGGLLLLVLAGVRIYRQRKRQAASDGGGDDGAGGGEGSDTEEEDGGDPGHPGDPVADTGQESPEPSPAGEKVDG; from the coding sequence ATGGTGGACCTCGCCAAGAACCTCCCGGTCACCTGGGTCGTCGACCCCGACCTGCTGGCCACCGTCGAGGCGATGACCAAGGGCTACCGGGTCGCCGGTCCCGGCGGGGACGTCACCCACAGCACCCCGGGCACCGGCGCGGCGCTGGCCACCCAGTGGCTGAACGCCCTCAGAGGCGCGGTCACCGGCGACGAGGTGATCGCCCTGCCCTTCGGCGACACCGACCTCGCCTCGCTGGCCCACAACGGCCTGCACGTGCCCGGCAGCGTCGCCGGACTGAAGACCGCGACCCAGCTGGGCCAGGTCACGGTCGGCACCATCCTCGGCATCAAGCCGACCTCCGGCGTCGGCTGGCCGGTGGACGGCGCGATCGACCCGTCGATCGTGGCGGCGGCCAAGGCCGGCGGCGACGACCGGATCATCGCGCGCAGCGACCACTTCCCCGAGAACACGCTGGAGTACACGCCGACCGCCGCCCGGCCGGTGAGCGGCATGACCGCGGTGGTCGCGGACTCCTCGCTGTCCACCGCGTTCAGCGGCGACATGCTGAACGCGCAGGCCTCCGACCAGGCGGTCCAGAGCTTCGTCGCGCAGACCCTGCTGATCACCATGCAGGCGCCGGAGAAACAGCGGACCCTCCTCGTCGCGCCGCAGCGCCGGCCCACCGTCTCCCAGGCGCAGGCGATGGCAGAGGCCATCCGCACGGTGGACGACGACGGCAGCCGCTGGTCGCAGACCGTGGACTTCGGCACCGCGGCCTCGGCGCACGCCGACTCCCGGGTCTCCCACCGGGTGCCGGCCGCGGCCTCCTACCCCAAGGCACTGCGCGCACGGGAGCTGCCCGCCTCCGCCTTCCGGCAGCTGCGCACCGACCAGGACCGGGTCAACGAGTTCGTGGTGATCCTCACCATCAAGGACCGGGTGAGCGTGCCGTTCCGCAACGCCGAGATGCGGGCGATGTCCACCGGCTGGCGCCCCGACCCCTCCGGCGGCTCGTCCCCGGGCGGCGGACCGGACGCCAAGAGCTACCTGGACGCGATCGGCGTCTACTTCACCGACCTGATCAACGCCGTCCACATCATCGACAAGAAGACCGCGCTGACCCTGTCGGGCCGCAGCGGCACGATTCCGGTCACGGTGAAGAACGAGCTGAGCCAGCCCATCACCGGGCTGGTGCTGCGGCTCACCTCCAGCACCAACATCCGGCTGGAGATCAAGAACCCCGACCAGCCGATCAGCATCGACGGCGGCCACACCCGTACCCTGAAGTTCCAGACCAAGGCCAGCGCCAACGGCGCCGTCTGGGTCAACGCCGCGCTCTACGGCCCCGACGGCAGGATCTACGGCAGCAGCGGCATCCAGTTCGAGATCAAGGTCACCAAGGTGACCGACCTGGTGATGCTGATCATCGCGGGCGGTCTCCTGCTGCTGGTGCTCGCGGGCGTACGGATCTACCGTCAACGTAAGCGCCAGGCCGCTTCGGACGGCGGCGGGGACGACGGCGCCGGCGGCGGAGAGGGCAGCGACACGGAAGAAGAGGACGGCGGGGACCCCGGGCACCCGGGTGACCCTGTGGCTGACACCGGCCAGGAAAGTCCGGAGCCGTCCCCGGCAGGTGAGAAGGTGGACGGATAG
- a CDS encoding ParB/RepB/Spo0J family partition protein: MSDRRRGLGRGLGALIPAGPPSAGASTATGPVLPSERGVAAAKVAGLTERKAAEPSAPVVDIPVSRETEPDVSAVRAPVSGAYFAELPLDVITPNPRQPREVFDEDALNELIVSIKEVGLLQPVVVRQIGGDRYELIMGERRWRACREAGLERIPAIVRATDDEKLLLDALLENLHRAQLNPLEEAAAYDQLLRDFACTHEQLADRIGRSRSQVSNTLRLLKLSAPVQRRVAAGVLSFGHARALLALEEAEDQDKLAHRIVAEGLSVRAVEEIVTLMNSNPQPARKTAAPRAGRRVSPALTNLATRLSDRFETRVKVDLGQKRGKIVVEFASIEDLERILGAMAPGEGRVLESRLEDDDESEDEAE; encoded by the coding sequence GTGAGTGATCGACGCAGAGGGCTCGGCCGTGGTCTCGGCGCGCTGATCCCTGCCGGACCGCCGTCGGCGGGCGCCTCCACGGCGACCGGCCCGGTGCTCCCCTCGGAACGCGGTGTCGCCGCGGCCAAGGTGGCCGGTCTGACCGAGCGCAAAGCCGCCGAGCCCTCCGCGCCGGTGGTGGACATCCCTGTTTCACGTGAAACAGAGCCGGACGTCTCCGCCGTCAGGGCCCCGGTCAGCGGAGCCTATTTCGCCGAGCTGCCGCTCGACGTGATCACGCCGAACCCGCGCCAGCCCCGTGAGGTCTTCGACGAGGACGCCCTCAACGAGCTGATCGTCTCCATCAAGGAGGTGGGTCTGCTCCAGCCGGTGGTCGTCCGCCAGATCGGCGGTGACCGCTATGAGCTGATCATGGGCGAGCGGCGCTGGCGTGCCTGCCGGGAGGCCGGCCTGGAGCGGATTCCCGCGATCGTCCGTGCCACGGACGACGAGAAGCTGCTCCTGGACGCCCTCCTGGAGAACCTGCACCGCGCCCAGCTGAACCCGCTGGAGGAGGCCGCCGCCTACGACCAGCTGCTGCGGGACTTCGCCTGCACCCACGAGCAGCTCGCCGACCGGATCGGCCGCTCCCGCTCCCAGGTGTCCAACACGCTGCGGCTGCTGAAGCTGTCCGCTCCGGTGCAGCGCCGAGTCGCGGCGGGTGTGCTGTCCTTCGGACACGCACGGGCCCTGCTCGCTCTGGAGGAGGCGGAGGATCAGGACAAGCTGGCCCACCGGATCGTCGCCGAGGGTCTGTCGGTGCGCGCGGTCGAAGAGATCGTGACGCTGATGAACAGCAACCCGCAGCCCGCACGCAAGACCGCCGCTCCCCGCGCCGGCCGCCGGGTGTCGCCGGCGCTCACCAACCTCGCCACCCGGCTGTCCGACCGCTTCGAGACCCGTGTGAAGGTCGACCTTGGCCAAAAGCGGGGAAAGATCGTCGTGGAATTCGCCTCGATAGAGGATCTGGAGCGCATCCTGGGAGCGATGGCCCCCGGTGAAGGGCGAGTCCTCGAAAGCCGGCTCGAAGACGACGACGAGTCCGAGGACGAGGCCGAGTGA
- a CDS encoding protein kinase family protein produces the protein MASLDAFDTLEEPAVTAKPAVDEKPGTATKPGTAAKPGSATKPGATEKPAAAAKAAVRELHSGHKLARRYQLEECVTRVDGFSSWRAVDEKLRRAVGIHILPADHERSRAVLAAARSAALLGDPRFVQVLDAVEENDLVYVIHEWLPDAVSLADLLAAGPLEPHEAYQMVSQVSQGMSAAHREGLAHLRLDPGAVLRTVSGQYRIRGLAVAAALRGLSSERPQRQDTEAIGALLYASLTQRWPYEEDAHGLTGLPKGVGLVAPDQVRAGVHRGLSEVAIRALVNDGATASREEPPCTTPEELAKAVAAVPRIRPPEQAPPVYQPTAFQPPPPQPRGATRAPAPVPAPPPALPGRTGRALKWAVSALVIVAIGLGSWQLADALKSREDQSTKTPPTTGQKAGGNPTQSAAPQPITIADAKEFSLDGAFQNSDNVGTTYDKDPSTYWRTKSYHGGPTLAPYKPGVGVVYDLGSRQTVRSAELDVLYPGDHTSVTLYAASSFSTSTPLSQMTKLGSAESTSNTIRISVKAPQATRYVVVWFTALPHSDADQYSDAGYKQGLEEVSFAG, from the coding sequence ATGGCGTCCCTGGACGCCTTCGACACGCTGGAGGAGCCCGCCGTCACCGCGAAGCCCGCCGTCGACGAGAAGCCCGGCACCGCCACGAAGCCCGGCACCGCCGCCAAGCCCGGCAGCGCCACGAAGCCCGGCGCCACCGAGAAGCCCGCGGCTGCGGCCAAGGCGGCGGTGCGGGAGCTGCACAGCGGTCACAAGCTCGCGCGCCGCTACCAGTTGGAGGAGTGCGTCACCCGCGTCGACGGCTTCAGCAGCTGGCGCGCGGTGGACGAGAAGCTGCGCCGGGCGGTGGGCATCCACATCCTGCCCGCCGACCACGAGCGCTCCCGTGCCGTGCTGGCCGCCGCCCGCTCCGCCGCGCTGCTCGGCGATCCCCGCTTCGTCCAGGTCCTCGACGCCGTCGAGGAGAACGACCTGGTCTACGTCATCCACGAGTGGCTGCCCGACGCGGTCTCGCTGGCCGACCTGCTGGCCGCCGGGCCGCTGGAGCCGCACGAGGCGTACCAGATGGTCAGCCAGGTCTCCCAGGGCATGTCCGCGGCGCACCGCGAGGGCCTGGCGCACCTGCGGCTCGACCCCGGGGCCGTGCTGCGCACCGTCTCCGGGCAGTACCGCATCCGCGGCCTCGCGGTCGCCGCCGCGCTGCGCGGCCTCAGCTCGGAGCGCCCGCAGCGCCAGGACACCGAGGCGATCGGTGCGCTGCTCTACGCCTCCCTCACCCAGCGCTGGCCGTACGAGGAGGACGCGCACGGTCTCACCGGGCTGCCCAAGGGCGTCGGTCTGGTCGCCCCCGACCAGGTCCGCGCGGGCGTGCACCGGGGTCTGTCCGAGGTCGCCATCCGCGCCCTGGTGAACGACGGCGCGACGGCCTCCCGCGAGGAGCCGCCGTGCACCACGCCGGAGGAGCTCGCCAAGGCGGTCGCCGCGGTGCCGCGCATCCGGCCGCCGGAGCAGGCGCCGCCGGTCTACCAGCCCACCGCGTTCCAGCCGCCCCCGCCGCAGCCCCGGGGCGCCACCCGCGCCCCCGCCCCGGTGCCGGCGCCGCCGCCCGCCCTGCCCGGCCGCACCGGGCGCGCGCTGAAGTGGGCGGTGTCCGCCCTGGTGATCGTCGCCATCGGGCTGGGCAGCTGGCAGCTCGCGGACGCGCTGAAGTCCCGCGAGGACCAGTCGACCAAGACCCCGCCGACCACGGGACAGAAGGCCGGGGGGAACCCGACGCAGTCGGCCGCTCCCCAGCCGATCACCATCGCGGACGCCAAGGAGTTCTCCCTCGACGGCGCCTTCCAGAACTCCGACAACGTCGGGACCACCTACGACAAGGACCCCTCCACCTACTGGCGGACGAAGTCGTACCACGGAGGACCGACGCTGGCGCCGTACAAGCCGGGTGTCGGTGTGGTCTACGACCTCGGCTCGCGGCAGACGGTCCGCTCCGCCGAGCTGGACGTCCTCTACCCGGGCGACCACACCTCGGTCACCCTGTACGCGGCGTCGTCGTTCTCCACCTCGACCCCGCTGTCGCAGATGACGAAGCTCGGGAGCGCCGAGAGCACCAGCAACACGATCAGGATCTCGGTCAAGGCGCCGCAGGCGACCCGCTACGTCGTCGTCTGGTTCACCGCCCTCCCGCACTCGGACGCGGACCAGTACTCCGACGCGGGGTACAAGCAGGGGCTCGAAGAGGTCTCCTTCGCCGGCTGA
- the murJ gene encoding murein biosynthesis integral membrane protein MurJ, with amino-acid sequence MNAPYDGDRDSAGQVPPTPEQRPTPPDPYLQNTYAYDPYQQQDPAAQDPVGEALYDRAAHPPPPPSPDGGRHWQQGAYPQTPYGDDPSTRYVGVDGLVGQARPEDPQYDAYEHLFRDQRQPGGGPQDPGQYPEQHYQPPPPQQYADPQQQYADPQQYQAAQQQTPQAPYGQQQYDQPRQQDPRQGYFQQPQQDYAAYPQYQGWGQTYQAWDNTGTGFSEPVYGEPAYGPPVYYQGGQYLGPDYGQEQGGRQQYAEPGYADPRPGAYQQPPGGPDEGLDAGPATGTMPPVPQDGTGQMPAVQQAPAGRAGGILKSSALMAAGTLVSRVTGFVRTLVIAAAIGVATLGDSYAVANTLPTMIYILTIGGGLNSVFVPQLVRAMKDDDDGGQAYANRLLTVVMVVLGGIVAITVVGAPLLIRLMSAKIAANPDTYDVAIAFARYCLPTIFFMGVHVVMGQVLNARGRFGAMMWTPVLNNVVVIFTFLMFIWVYGPYSTTRMDATTITPEGTRLLGIGTLLGLVVQSLAMLPYLRDAGFRFRPRFDWRGHGLGKAAKLAKWTFFFVLANQAGLIVVTQLATWAGADADKSGYQGTGITAYNNALLIWQMPQAIITVSVMAAVLPRISRAAADGDITAVRDDISYGLRTSAVAIVPAAFAFLALGVPMCALLYASTGAESARNIGFILMAFGVGLIPFSAQYVILRGFYAFEDTRTPFYNTVVVAVVNAAASALCFLTLPARWAVVGMAFSYGLAYAVGVRVAAKRLRGRLRGDLDGRRVLRTYARLAGACVPASIVAGIAVYVITHSLGSGPVGALAALVVGGVLLLGLFVAAAKRMRIEEMTAMMGMVRGRLGR; translated from the coding sequence ATGAACGCGCCGTATGACGGTGATCGCGACTCTGCGGGCCAGGTGCCTCCCACGCCCGAGCAGCGTCCCACGCCACCCGACCCGTACCTGCAGAACACCTACGCCTACGACCCGTACCAGCAGCAGGACCCGGCGGCGCAGGACCCGGTGGGCGAGGCGCTGTACGACCGCGCCGCGCACCCGCCGCCCCCGCCGTCACCGGACGGGGGCAGGCACTGGCAGCAGGGGGCGTACCCGCAGACGCCGTACGGCGACGATCCGTCGACCCGCTACGTCGGCGTGGACGGACTGGTCGGTCAGGCTCGCCCGGAGGACCCGCAGTACGACGCGTATGAGCACCTCTTCCGCGACCAGCGGCAGCCGGGCGGCGGTCCGCAGGACCCGGGGCAGTACCCCGAGCAGCACTACCAGCCGCCGCCCCCGCAGCAGTACGCCGACCCGCAGCAGCAGTACGCCGATCCGCAGCAGTACCAGGCAGCGCAGCAGCAGACGCCGCAGGCGCCGTACGGACAGCAGCAGTACGACCAGCCGCGGCAGCAGGACCCGCGGCAGGGGTACTTCCAGCAGCCGCAGCAGGACTATGCCGCCTACCCGCAGTACCAGGGCTGGGGGCAGACCTACCAGGCGTGGGACAACACCGGCACCGGCTTCTCCGAGCCGGTCTACGGCGAGCCCGCGTACGGCCCGCCGGTGTACTACCAGGGCGGCCAGTACCTCGGCCCCGACTACGGGCAGGAGCAGGGCGGCCGGCAGCAGTACGCCGAGCCCGGCTACGCCGATCCGCGGCCCGGCGCGTACCAGCAGCCGCCCGGCGGCCCGGACGAGGGGCTCGACGCGGGTCCGGCGACCGGCACGATGCCGCCGGTGCCACAGGACGGCACCGGGCAGATGCCCGCCGTCCAGCAGGCGCCCGCCGGGCGGGCCGGCGGCATCCTGAAGTCCAGCGCGCTGATGGCCGCCGGCACCCTGGTTTCACGTGTGACCGGCTTCGTCCGCACCCTGGTGATCGCCGCGGCGATCGGCGTCGCCACCCTCGGCGACTCCTACGCCGTCGCCAACACCCTGCCGACGATGATCTACATCCTCACCATCGGCGGCGGTCTGAACTCGGTCTTCGTGCCGCAGCTCGTGCGCGCGATGAAGGACGACGACGACGGCGGCCAGGCGTACGCCAACCGGCTGCTGACCGTCGTGATGGTGGTGCTCGGCGGCATCGTCGCGATCACGGTGGTCGGCGCGCCGCTGCTGATCCGGCTGATGTCCGCGAAGATCGCGGCCAATCCCGACACCTACGACGTGGCCATCGCCTTCGCCCGCTACTGCCTGCCGACCATCTTCTTCATGGGCGTGCACGTGGTGATGGGCCAGGTGCTCAACGCGCGCGGCCGGTTCGGCGCGATGATGTGGACCCCGGTCCTGAACAACGTCGTGGTGATCTTCACCTTCCTGATGTTCATCTGGGTCTACGGCCCCTACAGCACCACCCGGATGGACGCGACGACCATCACGCCCGAGGGCACCCGGCTGCTGGGCATCGGCACGCTGCTCGGCCTGGTCGTCCAGTCGCTGGCGATGCTGCCCTACCTGCGGGACGCGGGCTTCAGGTTCCGGCCGCGGTTCGACTGGCGCGGCCACGGCCTGGGCAAGGCCGCCAAGCTCGCCAAGTGGACGTTCTTCTTCGTGCTGGCCAACCAGGCGGGTCTGATCGTGGTCACCCAGCTGGCCACCTGGGCGGGCGCCGACGCCGACAAGAGCGGCTACCAGGGCACCGGCATCACCGCGTACAACAACGCCCTGCTGATCTGGCAGATGCCACAGGCCATCATCACCGTCTCGGTGATGGCGGCGGTGCTGCCGCGGATCTCGCGGGCGGCCGCCGACGGCGACATCACCGCCGTCCGCGACGACATCTCCTACGGGCTGCGCACCTCGGCGGTGGCGATCGTGCCGGCCGCCTTCGCCTTCCTGGCGCTCGGCGTGCCGATGTGCGCGCTGCTGTACGCCAGCACGGGCGCGGAGTCGGCGCGCAACATCGGCTTCATCCTGATGGCCTTCGGCGTCGGCCTGATCCCGTTCTCCGCCCAGTACGTCATCCTGCGCGGCTTCTACGCCTTCGAGGACACCCGGACGCCCTTCTACAACACGGTGGTCGTCGCGGTCGTCAACGCGGCGGCCTCGGCGCTGTGCTTCCTCACCCTGCCGGCCCGCTGGGCCGTGGTCGGCATGGCCTTCTCCTACGGGCTGGCCTACGCGGTGGGCGTGCGGGTGGCGGCGAAGCGGCTGCGCGGGCGGCTGCGCGGCGATCTGGACGGCCGCCGGGTGCTGCGGACCTACGCCCGTCTGGCGGGCGCCTGCGTCCCCGCCTCGATCGTCGCCGGCATCGCGGTCTACGTGATCACCCACTCGCTCGGCAGCGGCCCGGTGGGCGCGCTGGCCGCCCTGGTGGTCGGCGGCGTGCTGCTGCTCGGCCTGTTCGTGGCCGCGGCCAAGCGAATGAGGATCGAGGAGATGACCGCGATGATGGGCATGGTCAGGGGCCGGCTCGGCCGCTGA
- the trxB gene encoding thioredoxin-disulfide reductase encodes MSDVRNVIIIGSGPAGYTAALYTARASLKPLVFEGSVTAGGALMNTTDVENFPGFRDGIMGPDLMDNMRAQAERFGAELIPDDIVAVDLTGDIKTVTDSAGTVHKAKAVIVTTGSQHRKLNLPNEDQLSGRGVSWCATCDGFFFREHDIAVIGGGDTAMEEATFLSRFAKSVTIVHRRDTLRASKAMQERAFANPKISFVWDSEVAEIHGDGKLSGLTLRNTKTGETSELPVTGLFIAIGHDPRTELFKGVLDLDAEGYLVVQSPTTRTNIPGVFAAGDVVDHTYRQAITAAGTGCAAALDTEHYLAALSDTEKTA; translated from the coding sequence GTGAGCGACGTCCGTAACGTGATCATCATCGGCTCGGGTCCCGCGGGATACACCGCGGCGCTCTACACGGCACGTGCCTCTCTCAAGCCTCTGGTGTTCGAAGGCTCCGTGACCGCGGGCGGCGCCCTGATGAACACCACCGACGTGGAGAACTTCCCGGGCTTCCGCGACGGCATCATGGGCCCGGACCTCATGGACAACATGCGGGCCCAGGCCGAGCGGTTCGGCGCCGAGCTCATCCCGGACGACATCGTCGCGGTGGACCTGACCGGGGACATCAAGACCGTCACCGACTCCGCCGGCACCGTGCACAAGGCGAAGGCCGTCATCGTCACCACGGGCTCCCAGCACCGCAAGCTCAACCTGCCCAACGAGGACCAGCTCTCCGGTCGCGGCGTCTCGTGGTGTGCCACGTGTGACGGCTTCTTCTTCCGGGAGCACGACATCGCCGTGATCGGCGGCGGCGACACCGCGATGGAGGAGGCGACGTTCCTCTCGCGGTTCGCCAAGTCGGTGACGATCGTGCACCGCAGGGACACCCTCCGCGCGTCCAAGGCGATGCAGGAGCGGGCCTTCGCCAACCCGAAGATCTCCTTCGTCTGGGACAGCGAGGTCGCCGAGATCCACGGCGACGGCAAGCTCTCCGGTCTGACGCTGCGCAACACCAAGACCGGTGAGACCTCCGAGCTGCCCGTCACCGGCCTGTTCATCGCGATCGGCCACGACCCGAGGACCGAGCTGTTCAAGGGCGTGCTCGACCTGGACGCCGAGGGCTACCTCGTCGTGCAGTCGCCGACCACCCGGACCAACATCCCCGGCGTCTTCGCCGCGGGAGACGTCGTGGACCACACCTACCGGCAGGCGATCACCGCGGCCGGCACCGGGTGCGCCGCCGCGCTGGACACCGAGCACTACCTGGCGGCGCTGTCCGACACCGAGAAGACCGCCTGA